In Mya arenaria isolate MELC-2E11 chromosome 1, ASM2691426v1, the genomic stretch acttgtatgtgaacatgtacgtgtacgtaaACCTgcatgtgtacttgtatgtgaacatgtacgtgtacgtaaacctgtatgtgtacttgtatgtgaacttgtacgtgtacgtaAACCTgcatgtgtacttgtatgtgaacATGTACGTATACGTAAACCTgcatgtgtacttgtatgtgaacatgtacgtgtacgtaaACCTgcatgtgtacttgtatgtgaacatgtacgtgtacgtaaACCTgcatgtgtacttgtatgtgaacatgtacgtgtacgtaaACCTgcatgtgtacttgtatgtgaacatgtacgtgtacgtaaacctgtatgtgtacttgtatgtgaacatgtacgtgtacgtaaACCTgcatgtgtacttgtatgtgaacatgtacgtgtacgtaaacctgtatgtgtacttgtatgtgaacatgtacgtgtacgtaaacctgtatgtgtacttgtatgtgaacatgtacgtgtacgtaaACCTgcatgtgtacttgtatgtgaacatgtacgtgtacgtaaACCTGCATGTGTACTTGTACGTttacttgtatgtgtatttttgtgtttacttgtacttgtatgtgtacttgtaagTGTACTTGAACACGTACTGGTACGTGTAATTGTACCTTTAgctgtatttgtatgtgtacatgtttgtgtacttgtgtgtgtacatgtatgtgtacttttatatgtacttgtacatgtacctgcaTGTGAACTAGTATGTGTAGGTGTTATTGTAGCTGTACTTGTATGTGTCCGTGTATGTGTGCTTGTATGTGTGAAACTAGTATGTGTTAAAAGTTGTTTGCGAAATATCACTTTAATCAAAGTTGTATACTTGTATGTACGTTGTTAGTGGCAGTAATAAATTTTGTCGTGCTATTGTACATGTCATTATAAACTTATACGGTGTACACATACCTTGATTGCATATTGGTCAACACGTACCTGTATAAGTAATGTTTTGCATCCTCTCTATTTTCAAGGCCATAAAACCCGAGTTAATGGTGTGATTTGGCTGTTGATCAACCTTGTTTAAAAAGGTAAATTGCTTCATTAAAGTGAAGATTTATTAACGGATACACAATAAAGACAGCGGTCAAAgtgcatttgataaaaaaaattaagggCTACAACTTCAGTTTTATAAATGCGATCTGACCGTTGATCGAAATCAGGTATTAGCCATAAACAGTGTAGCCAAGATTTGTTTGATATGTTCAAGATGGAAAGCGGACAAAAGAAAAATTGgtaaaattttgaaagaaatgagaaCCAAAACACGAGTTAATAATTCGATCTGGCTGTTGATCAAACTCGGTCAAGATATTACGCCAGTAAACATTGTCATCAAGTTTGGTAAAAATTGGTTACAAATACTTAAGTAAGAGAACGATTATGAcagtgtttgtttgtatatttatactTGTCTTTAAGATGATGCTAGATCTGATAaggcttatttttttttatttctttgataattgCTGATACGTTCCAAGTTGAATGTTCAAAAACTGGTGAAACCAACGTTGAGTCCTGCTGTTGTTGTCACATTCCTTGACGTTTACACcaatttgtttagaaataaacGGTTGACTGGGATATATGTTAACCATAGTCGTTGTAGTTATCTTGTTTATCTTTATGAGTAATAGTGTTTGATCATTTTACCATCGAACACAATCAAGAAGTAATTTTGGTTAATGTTTTTTCCCgtatttttctttttgcatTCGACAATCAATTCCACATCTTTGACCCATCCCTAGCAagattttatcattatcatctttATTAAAagcaagagggccatgatgtcCCTAattcgctcacctgagtaaaagtgTTTAACCTGTAAATCAacatagcttgatatttgtacTCAAagctgtacatgtatatggatCGAATTTCGaaactgtagcttcaaaaataagaaagtaggtctaaaggTCACATAACAAagtcaatattgatatttgttttcaaaactctacATATGACCAAATATTCATTGCGGTAGCTTCAAAAATAgcaaagtaagtcaaaaggtcacagtaaatGTCATACAtgcacaacattgatatttgttttcaaaattgtgaaCATGGTCAAGACGTCATTGGTGTAGCTTTAAAAAacgaaagtaggtcaaaaggtcacagtcaatgtcAAATACGGATAACGTTGACATTTGTTATGAAAACTGtatacatggtccaaatttcattgcggCAGCTTAAAGAATAACAAAGTAGGTCAAACGGTCACAGTCAAGATAAGTTAAGGACAACATTAATATATGTTCACAAAACTGTAGacatggtccaaattttattactgatgcttttaaaataatgaagttggtcaaaaggtcaaagacGAGGTCACcataggacaacattgatatttttttccaaaactctacaaaaagttcaaattccattgctgtagcttaaaaaataagaaagttgggCAAATAGTCACAGTCAATgtcatcctaggacaacattgatatctgTTTGGTTTCAAAACTCTATACATGGATCAAATTTTATTGTTGTAgctcaagaaataaaaatgtaggtcaaaaggtcacagccAAGGTCATCCgatgacaacattgatatttgtttcaaaaccttacacatggtcaaaacttcattgctgtagctctaaaaataagaaagtagtcCAAAAGAACACAGTCAATGTCATAAAAGCACATCAGTGTTATTTCTTTACAGAATTGtgaacatggtcaaaatttattCGCTGtacattcaaaaataagaaagtatgtcAAAAAAGGTAGGACCAGCTTTGACCTAGGGCATAACTTacacaatcttggtagaggaccactataTGATGATTGTTACACATTATTTCAGGTCTTGGCCTAACGGtatcagacaagaagattttcaaaaattcCCTATACAAGTCCAAAGAAAAACCTCGGGACGTGACCAGTTTTGACCAAAGGGTCATAATGTTTACAAGGAAGCAATTGTGTTAAGTACTGACAAACGAACGACggacagtgcaccatccaataaaatcaataaactgccgtTAACTCTGAGGATCTGATAGACCTACACACTGCTCTGCTGCAAATAACAATGTATCTGTTTCCAACTAACACAACATTTCCTTCAATATACATGAACTAAATtcgtgtttatatatttaaagatgtaTTAACTTTTCACGCAAATTATAAGATTGTATCTTACAATGgtctacatgtagttcaatggaaaagtccgattattaaattcattattgagtaaaaaaagaaattctcAAGAAAATAAGGAAATATACCAATTACTTTAATCTTTAAACCTAAAAACcttaaaagaacaataattacctaaGAAGTGACGGTTTGaagaatttataaaatataatccATTGTTATAGTTATAATTCAATCTCCAACAGAAAGAGAGACAACATAGCAAGacttgcttcaagagtaaactttacataacaaTCAGATTTTGTGTTTAGAGTAAACTTGTAACCCaaggtgtggccaattttgaccccagcggcataatttgaacatacTTAATAGACAACCACTAGACAATGTaacacaccaaatatctaagctcttatTAGGCCTCATgttttttgtcaagattttttttgtatttttttttttacattgccAGGACAACTAGATTTGTGCATGaagttaatttaaacaattttgaaaccaAAGAACACAAGGTacaagtttataaaaaaatgtcccAGCAGTTTAGGAGAAGTTGAtgtataataatgaaacaattgttGCCGCAAGATGCCGGACAAGGGACGCCGGACAAAAGACGCCGGACAAGGGACGCTGGACAAAAGACACCGGACATAAACAGATCGCAATAGCTCATATTGAGCACTTTGTGCGCAGGTGTTTGTGCTCGGGTGAGCTAAAAACACATTTagacatgaaaacaaaaaagactGGTATCTTaggtattttaatatattgtacaacgataacaataaaacaaaatgtcttAAAATACTACAagatcaaaaataataataacaaagtaATAATACATGACTaagcaatatttaatatatcgAGTTTGAACATGATACCTACTGGTTATTAAAAGGATAATAAGTGATTGTCACAATTCTTGATTAATAACAGCTCTCATCAATTCATTTTTCTAATGTTTAATTCTGAAAACAGAACACAGCAAAAAAATTAATTAGCTGTTAATATTAGTCCAACAACAAAAGGCgataattttaaactttacaataaaatatatgtcttatTTCTGAAGAAAGATATAAACATCACAATGATTAAATTCTAATTTCTTAACAAATGGACGAAAGCTTTAAAAAATCATACAccattgacaaaaaataagaccGTCACAAGCTTTATACTTCCAAACtcataattttcataatattatagGGCAGTGTTGGTGACTAACCAAGTGTCGGAATACCAAACATTACCAGTAATCTTGTGACAAAACAATCTGTGTTAACAAGTACCCAACACAGGTGCCAGTTTTGGTCAGTGTTTGGGATTTGTGTTACGTAATCACATACCTCATGTTTGGGCCAAgtgttcagaattttgttaaagttaacaacatgattaacaacattggtaaaattatcatattatgttcaaatgttaCAATCGCTTAcacaactatttttttcaaaatatgataaaatgattaAAGTACACGTTACTCAGTCTAAATGATTTATTGCTCCCTCATCAGTAAATGACCATTGTTGATTTTCATCTGGAGTTATGAACTGAGTGAACATGGGCAAGTACAAAGTCAGTTTGTCATGGCATTTTTATAAGTGAGATGGACACGCTCTTTTCCCAGACAAAAAAACCTCCTCTTTTGAAACTTATCTTTCAATTGGCAATTTGACCTGATCAAGGCTTATTGggtgtgtttttatcattaaaaacaagATGTGTCACAggaatgtgacaaatgcccccaaaAGTACCATtgagtaaacaaaatattttcagaatGATCTTCCCAAGcagtattgaaaaatatttatctgttacatttttaaagaggaaagtataaacacatttttattccATCTTTGAAAGTTATCATTGACAACTGGAGTAGCAGTTAATGTGTGTCTGTTGTACCTTTAAATGAGTGTTTGGTATTATtaagcatgtatgtatgtgaaCACCAATTTGTCAGgattcaaatttaataaaaatcttgaaaacaaaaacatggtatataaaaacacaaagaGAATAAGGAACATTATTACTagtactgttgtttttttagaaaatgaagTAGGTTATTTTCACTAATTTGAAATCCTGGTATCAATTATTAAGAGGGGTCATCCACTGGTAGTGTTCAAGTGTTGAGGTCCGTTAGCTAGGAGTTTTTccattattgatcggaaacagattttcagctcaaggtcacccactgacaaaatcaatagggttcatttACTGGTAATGACCAACCTGTCTACCAAGTTTTAAGTCACACTTGTTTATTGGTTAGAAGCCGTGTGAATGGATGGGCTGATTACTTTATGCTGCCCTTCAAGGgcataaaaaaagacaaaagaCTTGTTTGACAGACTATACTGCCAAACATGAAGTTTTGTGACGGATTCATGTGgaattgcattaaaataaatgggTACAATTGCCTCTCTTTACACATCAAACCTCAAAGGCAAGTCATCGCattataaaactaaacaaaattgaaaaataagaatcattATATTAGACACATGGTTTAAACTAGACAGGTGGTAATACTTGTGTGAAGGAATATTTCGTCTCACCAGCCAGATAAGTTTACTTATTCTGCTGGTGATGCTTGAAGTTCTTCAAGGTCTGCCTGCCCTTGTTTGGTGCATTATGGCTAGACCATTTGTAACCCCCATGCAGTATTAAAGGGGAATTCTCGAGCTGAAAGGAGGAATTATACATTCTTTaataacaacaactacaacaaatgcatttgaataagaagaacaattttacaataaatgacATACATCAACATTGAATTTACAATTGTTAACAATGATCCTTTAGTTTTCATAGTTTTTAAgtgatgaattatttaaaactgaatgtacattatactataataaaataacatgaaaagttaataaaataaatataaataaattataaaaaaaacatgcactgaacacataaatatattgtaaatcttttaaaaagCTTTAGAATCTTAATTCTATtagcaaaaaaatactttaacgACTTaacattaaagaaattaattgatCATGATTAATCCCAATCTAGATGCTATTTAGCCTCAGTAAACACACTGAAAGGATTATGTTTTTACTTAATACCAAATTGTCTGCAAAGAATAAAGATTGTTTGAGAAACTGAGCCTGGTGTTATATGTTCACCTCAATAAACATTCTctgtataaatgtatacatgtacatgcaaatTACAAGCAATTCAAAATACACTTAACAAATTGCCTGTTGACACTAATAAATATAATCACCAACAGGCAAGATATTGATAATAAGactataagtttttgttttctttagtagcttgttttcatttcaatctGACCGACCACTCATCATCTTTTGCCTGTTGTATGTAAAACTTGACCAGAGCATATTAGATATACTTACTTATAACTGGATATTCATTTCTGggtcaaacaaatatatataacttaacTTAAAAAGATGGAGAAAGTTATGAAATGAGTTAAAAGGTTTAATGAATACTGGCCCTGATTTTTTGTTCACatctttcaacattttttttaagaaacaacaGAAAACAGAACAAACTAtgagtcaattttcagaaacaagtataaaaataataaatcaacattatTCTAACACTGAAGTAATGATGAACACTAAGGTATTCCTAGcaaactattagtattgaaagaagttacaacacatacacaataagaattgaacattaGCGGATTTAGCCCTTGCAAAGGGCCGTTAAGGCTCATTCGATGCGCATAAAcagtgccctttctgacctagtAGCCTACCTTTCTTAAAATCATACTGGAGTACTGATGTTCTACTTGTTTATTAACAAGGCAACcttaatgtaataaataaaaccGTGTGTGTCCAATTGCTTCCAAAGAAACAGTGCATTTCCTCCTGTCTCTTTAAAGACActttagtaagcagttaaaggtttatcactcaaaacttatgtttgttttacatgtgaatgtattgactttaaatacgagtatcactttatCACAAGCAAagacctatgatcattaaacaaTCTAGGGCCAGCATATGTCAACACAACATGATATCTAAAACAATTAAAGTCCTaactgatttaaaacaaacaaacaaatcaacaaTAGATATATCCTATTTGGTCTAAAACAATCCACATAATTCCTGTTGTGTCCTTTTATGTCTTTGCTACattgaatgtaaacaaaacagacaGGGATAACTCTAATTCCTACTTGCTCTTTGACAAGCAATCTATGTTTTAGGtctaaataatgaaacaagttCTTTCAGAAATGTGGGTGATGTGTAAGCCACAATCCCTCCGTGGTTGCACCATTTCTGTGCCCCTACTGCACCTTCAACGTCCGGCCTATTATACATAATCTGAGGCAACAAGCAAACATCAATCTCTTCagacacactgaacctttcaaagTCAGTAAATGCAACAATTCCACCTCCCAGTGACCTTAAGATGGCATGTGGACCACAGCAGTCCCATTTGAAAATGGTGTTTTGTGTTAACACGTATCCTGCTGCCTTGCCTAAACTTAAACCAAGCAACTTGTTTCCTGCGCCAGATATGTGTCTTAAATTATAATTCTTGGCAAGAATGTCTTGAATGTTCTGCGATTCAATGGAGCTAATAAGGATGGTCTGTTTCGCTGAAATGTCTGAATCTGGCTGCGGTGGGACGCTCGTTGACGAGGATTCTAAGGCAAGTGAGTTTAAATTGAGATCTGCAATACTGACACCCCATACTGCTGAGCCTGTCCATCTGTAAAATAAAGACATGTTATGTTAAGCAATGTAAtgtaaattaatgtaatgttaaGTACTGTAATCTGAAGTACCGGTAATGTAATCTGaaataatgtaatgtaaaacTAATGAAAAGTTGAGTCTATTagcttgttttaaaacaaagaaaaaatattttaaaacaaagaaaaaataaccaaaagTACCTAAGCAAGCAGGTCAAGTCAATGAAAGGGCATAACAACTATTAAAGCCAAGTATTGGGCCTTGCAACAAATGTGAGTATATTGCCATTTGTAACATGTGTACTAAATTCCAtgtgaacatatacaaaaaaagaagTAGTTATCGCCAAGGCGAAAGACTTTGCAAGATAGGAGCAATGACAATGATAGGCTATGAAAATTCCTTTTTCTCCCAAACAAACCCCAACCACCTCCAGATGAGGAAAATGGCAGCAATGCAAACTAAAGTAAAGGGAAGTAATATtatgtaaaagtaaaaaaaaataaagaaatacgaCCGTTTTGCATACAGTCATGTATGTTTATCGATCTGCCACTTAATACATTATACCTAACATTTTTTGCATTGATGGATGTTTGATCATTTTGCTTTATCTTCTTAAATGCTTTATAAACTGTATGAAAATCAATGACATCAAACAGACGTATTGTGCACAATAATGGTGGTTACTCTGGGTCTGGAATAATGAGGGTATCTAAAAGTTATCTATAAGttaggtaaaaaaaataacagaaaattttgacaaaaatggaatgtttctttgaaaaacacaaAGTCAGGGTGGTTAAACTTGAACTATAAATATTGCTTACACTCCATCATCGTTTAGACAGGCAAAAGGCTGGTTAATGACGCCAATGATTGGGAGTCCTGTGGATTTGCTGTAGACGCCGATAAGAACAGAAACACACTGTAGGCCCTCCGTTACGAGCCCAGCTTCTTCTTGGCCAATGTCACCCTGTATGTACTGCCCTGTAGAATCtatggaatatatatatatacatgaaaaaaacagtcatcagtcattgaaataagacAATTACAATAAGAAACTAGACTGCTGTGTTTGTAACAAAAGACTAATGTCTCCCTTATGCATTAATTGTTGCAattgtcctttccgataactTGGTTACTTCCCCTGATTTCTAAGGGAGGCTACTCCATTTCCTACTTCCGGGGAATACATTTTGCAAGATGGCCGACGTAGACAATGAGATCACTGGGGCGTGTATGAATAACAATGAGTTGACACCATTTAAGGTCGTCGATTTGAAAAGATACCTTGCGAACCGGAAATTGAATGTATCAGGTCTTAAATGCGAATTGATTGAGAGGATAAAAGGCGCATATAGACTTTCTATAACTGACAAACGCGTGCTGGAGGAGAGAGATCGGGAAGAAAGAGAGAGAAGAGCAACCGAACGCTTTATCCTCCCATGTGGCGAGGGTCTTCCACCGCCATCAACACTGAAGGCATGGAAGTCCACTATTGATCTGTTTCCTGCTGTAGAGGAAAAGGATATATACAACTACATTGTACTGAAAAGAGACTCGAAACGTCAATTGAAGGCGAGGACTTATTATGTGGACGGACATGTACAGAAAGTTGAGGTATGTCAAATAGTGAGTTTATAATAAGTCTGAGGCTGTTTTTTCTGCCATGTTTACTTCATCTAGTTATATAATTAGCTCAAGGGGACTATTTTGACttggacataaaaataatttggtgtgAAAAATGtactcaacatttttatgtaggcGGGGCTAGCCACAATTAAGGGGGGTGTGGTGGATGCAAGCACATGTATGTGTCGAACCACACTGACTATAtacttatcttaattttaaaaaaaataatgtattttgtacaattttcatatgttctatgatgtatgttgtttatttattgtcatttaaattaaaatattatttataatttattcttcaGGTCCATCTCATAAGCGAAGAGTGCAGCCACTGTTATGTTCAAGCTTCCGTGCTGCCATCATTTCCAACTGCAGACAAAAGAAAGTCACCAGAGTACCAACCCTGGATCGAAAGTGACTGGCTGCATACACTCCGCGTTCTGCAACTGTCCAGCTGGGTAAGTTGAATTAATTTGTGATAAATCAAAGTCTCTGATCTGCATTGATGAAAGGTGTCAAACCCACACACGCTAGGCTATTTTGTCAgtattatcaaatacttaaacttgGGGCATTCTTCAAACTATTTCATATCttcttatcaaacttggtacacttgttaCAAGAGACAATAAAGCACATGTTATAACTgtcataattttggctttcatgGTTAGCtgagttttgctatttttttctgaatgaaagAACAGGCGAGCTTATGTATTGATTCAATGAACTCCCTTCACCGTGTTGGTGTTTACTTATGgcactgtttgtgttttgtatgttcatGGCCTACCAGGAAATACTAAGTGTAAAATACTGTGTATTCACctccattttcaaactttaatgttttggaatatacatgtaagtataacaagtaaaaaggcacacatgtaaatgaatttttttattttcatctagtGAAGGTGAATGCTGCAACCATATTGGTGCCCTGCTGTATGGACTTGAAGACCTGACGCGTAAAAAAACCCTTGCTCCAACATCCAAACCCTGTGCCTGGAACAACTTCAGCATGCTGTCTGCACCACGGAAACGTAAGCTGTCGCCTAGGAAATCTGAAGATCTTATGTTCTCAAAGAAGAAACTGTACAACGTGTCAGTACGTAaagtttctgtaaacaaaaaccATGAACTGAACTCTATCAATGGATGCACTGTTAACATTGACAGATTTAGGCAGAAACTGGTTGGTTCGAAGTTGAATGTAGGCTggttaaaaaactttgaaattgaaacaactgaaaatgaaccagatCTCCCTGTGTTACATTCTGTGCCATTCAACTACCATGATAGTGTAAACTTGAGGGACAGTTCTAGTAAGACAGTGTTTTTGGATCATTTTGACTCTTTGAAGCAAAGCGCTGAAGAAATTCAATTAACTGAAATCTTAACAAGGGGCCAAAAAAGTGGGAAATGGCAAGAGGCCAGAAAAGAACGCCTAACAGCTTCAAACTTTGGCAGCATCTGTCGTAGGAAAGAATCAACTGAACCTGACGGACTCCTGCGGCAGATGTTGTATTCCAATTTCACAAGCAAGTACACAGAATATGGAATTAAACATGAGAAGGCTGCAAAGAGAATGTATGCGAAAGCAATGCAAACTGACCACAAAGGACTAGCAGTTAAAgacagtggtctagttgtatgtGCCGACAGACCCTACCTTGGTGCCAGTCCAGATGGGCTTG encodes the following:
- the LOC128237592 gene encoding inositol polyphosphate 1-phosphatase-like encodes the protein MKVYDLVAALLSVAEKGANIARIIRSESSLLELLVQEKKGKQKNERFLQDFKTLADVLVQELVKFDLKTKFPGMADSIHGEESTKFTNTLGDTVRVEIQDTPEETQNLLRQVLDENDTAARILSKAIHIQTAVKDAGLFADQLDHDLIVDDLGVWIDPIDSTGQYIQGDIGQEEAGLVTEGLQCVSVLIGVYSKSTGLPIIGVINQPFACLNDDGVWTGSAVWGVSIADLNLNSLALESSSTSVPPQPDSDISAKQTILISSIESQNIQDILAKNYNLRHISGAGNKLLGLSLGKAAGYVLTQNTIFKWDCCGPHAILRSLGGGIVAFTDFERFSVSEEIDVCLLPQIMYNRPDVEGAVGAQKWCNHGGIVAYTSPTFLKELVSLFRPKT
- the LOC128237581 gene encoding uncharacterized protein LOC128237581 translates to MFKLPCCHHFQLQTKESHQSTNPGSKVTGCIHSAFCNCPAGEGECCNHIGALLYGLEDLTRKKTLAPTSKPCAWNNFSMLSAPRKRKLSPRKSEDLMFSKKKLYNVSVRKVSVNKNHELNSINGCTVNIDRFRQKLVGSKLNVGWLKNFEIETTENEPDLPVLHSVPFNYHDSVNLRDSSSKTVFLDHFDSLKQSAEEIQLTEILTRGQKSGKWQEARKERLTASNFGSICRRKESTEPDGLLRQMLYSNFTSKYTEYGIKHEKAAKRMYAKAMQTDHKGLAVKDSGLVVCADRPYLGASPDGLVFCSHCTESVGLVEIKCPASKKWRMQTPEECCEDNDFFCQLENGKVLLKETHKYYYQVQGQMGITGRKWCDFVVWTCVGLSIQRIAFCESFWLKMLCQLDRFCLESYIPELYAQRVKRGMSLFN